Proteins from one Cellulosilyticum lentocellum DSM 5427 genomic window:
- a CDS encoding DUF7922 domain-containing protein: MYVNNLISLQENISTYGIDDRKVTGHVTLSSPGMIKCYVQNLKALPSGNRYVFCIFSKNHNEGIKVGKLGAEKETKWIVDEKNILGSGLRLEEIDGVALVAEHEMRGAEAVVVGFSRDRYMLLSMVDSLFPRKEQKSTNQVSPKTVTKQPTGTVEKPKVVVKEPMPVEKSKIVVKEPESEEKVKVIVVKEPVPVEKPKVMVKEPVPVEKPKAVVQEPVPVILPAPVVAEKSISIEKIKGVVSQESGPVILPKPKVPLEPGPVILPKPKVPLEPGPVILPCEHKEEYMHKEMPYEHKEEHMHKEMPCEHKEEHMHKEMPCEHKEEHMHKEMPCEHKEEYMHKEMPYENKEKYMHKEMPCEHKEEYMHKEMPYENKEKYMHKEMPCEHKEEYMHKEMPCEHKEEHMHKEMPYENKEKYMHKEMPCEHKEEHMHKEMPYENKEKYMHKEMPCEHKEEHMHKEMPCEHKEEYKEEAQQSICKPICKPICPKPRVEEQEDFILPEGAVVGDLTKETSTEPITKELKRIIDSISKDKRVEEKARELEEQISKMSNIPQSQKLFDKAHIQKTIESRYMSQQINIEDMLEEEEEETGLDTNPKKAIECINEMSEVEGLLDSEALEERDYLLEIDKRLQAIRARMGEAIEKQELE, from the coding sequence ATGTATGTAAATAATTTGATTAGCTTGCAAGAAAACATTTCTACATATGGCATAGACGACCGCAAAGTAACAGGGCATGTAACACTTTCTTCTCCAGGTATGATTAAATGCTATGTACAAAATCTAAAGGCATTGCCATCAGGTAATCGTTATGTGTTTTGTATATTTAGTAAAAATCATAACGAAGGCATTAAGGTGGGAAAGTTAGGGGCAGAAAAGGAAACAAAATGGATTGTAGATGAAAAAAATATTCTAGGAAGTGGCTTAAGGTTAGAGGAGATTGACGGTGTAGCATTAGTGGCTGAACATGAAATGAGAGGGGCAGAGGCTGTAGTAGTTGGCTTTAGTAGGGATAGGTATATGCTTTTATCGATGGTCGATAGTCTATTTCCAAGAAAAGAACAAAAGTCTACGAATCAAGTGTCGCCTAAAACCGTAACAAAGCAGCCAACAGGAACTGTAGAAAAACCTAAAGTAGTAGTAAAGGAACCAATGCCAGTAGAAAAGTCTAAAATAGTGGTAAAAGAACCAGAATCAGAGGAAAAGGTCAAAGTGATAGTGGTAAAGGAACCAGTGCCAGTAGAAAAGCCTAAAGTAATGGTAAAGGAACCAGTGCCAGTAGAAAAGCCTAAAGCAGTAGTACAGGAACCAGTGCCAGTCATATTGCCAGCGCCAGTAGTAGCCGAAAAGTCAATTTCCATAGAAAAAATTAAAGGGGTAGTTTCACAGGAATCAGGACCAGTCATATTACCAAAGCCAAAAGTACCATTGGAACCAGGACCTGTGATATTACCAAAGCCAAAAGTACCGTTAGAACCAGGACCTGTTATCTTGCCATGTGAGCACAAAGAAGAGTATATGCATAAGGAAATGCCATATGAGCATAAAGAAGAGCATATGCATAAGGAAATGCCATGTGAGCACAAAGAAGAACATATGCATAAGGAAATGCCATGTGAGCATAAAGAAGAGCATATGCATAAAGAAATGCCATGTGAGCACAAAGAAGAGTATATGCATAAGGAAATGCCATATGAGAACAAGGAAAAGTATATGCATAAGGAAATGCCATGTGAGCATAAAGAAGAATATATGCATAAGGAAATGCCCTATGAGAATAAGGAAAAGTATATGCATAAGGAAATGCCATGTGAGCATAAAGAAGAGTATATGCATAAGGAAATGCCATGTGAGCACAAAGAAGAGCATATGCATAAGGAAATGCCATATGAGAACAAGGAAAAGTATATGCATAAGGAAATGCCATGTGAGCATAAAGAAGAGCATATGCATAAGGAAATGCCATATGAGAACAAGGAAAAGTATATGCATAAGGAAATGCCATGTGAGCATAAAGAAGAGCATATGCATAAAGAAATGCCATGTGAACACAAGGAAGAGTATAAAGAAGAAGCACAGCAATCCATTTGTAAGCCCATATGCAAACCCATATGCCCTAAGCCAAGGGTGGAAGAGCAGGAAGACTTTATTTTACCAGAAGGTGCTGTAGTAGGCGACTTAACAAAGGAAACGAGTACAGAACCGATTACCAAGGAATTAAAGAGAATTATCGATAGCATTAGTAAGGATAAGAGAGTAGAAGAAAAAGCTAGAGAATTAGAAGAGCAAATTAGTAAAATGAGTAATATTCCTCAAAGTCAAAAACTTTTTGACAAAGCTCATATCCAAAAGACCATAGAGTCTCGTTATATGTCTCAACAGATTAATATTGAGGATATGCTAGAGGAAGAGGAGGAAGAGACTGGTTTAGATACTAATCCTAAGAAAGCCATAGAATGTATTAATGAAATGAGTGAGGTAGAAGGATTACTAGATTCAGAAGCACTTGAAGAAAGGGATTATTTACTAGAAATTGATAAAAGATTACAAGCTATCAGAGCTAGGATGGGCGAAGCAATAGAAAAGCAGGAACTCGAATAA
- a CDS encoding MATE family efflux transporter yields the protein MEAASNDLGRGSIGKLLFKLAVPAILAQIINALYNIVDRIYIGRIPETGDLALTGIGLTFPILMLITAFSSLIGMGGAPCAAIKMGEGKKAEAEKILGNSLSALLVISAILMVFFYSFKGPLLMMFGASSNTFGYANDYLSIYLLGTISVQLALGMNPFINTQGFAGMGMATVLIGAISNIILDPIFIFGFGMGVKGAAIATIISQTISAVWVMWFLLGKKTKLKIRKSNMKISKKILLPIVALGVAPFIMQATESLVNIVLNKSLFIYGSKVGGEAYGDTAVGAMTIISSVLQVMLMPISGLAQGAQPIISYNYGANNMDRVKKTFKVLFISSITMALTLWAMVMIFPGFFVSLFNDKPELTEMTIWGMRIFLSMIWVMGAQMACQQTFIALGQAKISLFLALLRKVILLVPLVLILPLGLGFNGIFYAEPIADTLAATTTVICFVLSYKKIIQKKLNATS from the coding sequence ATGGAAGCAGCAAGCAATGACCTAGGTAGGGGGTCAATCGGGAAATTACTTTTTAAGTTAGCTGTGCCAGCTATTTTAGCACAGATTATTAATGCCCTTTATAATATCGTTGATAGAATTTACATTGGGCGTATCCCTGAAACAGGGGATTTAGCGTTAACAGGAATAGGGCTTACTTTCCCTATATTAATGCTTATTACAGCATTTAGTTCACTTATTGGTATGGGTGGAGCACCTTGTGCCGCTATTAAAATGGGGGAAGGTAAAAAGGCGGAAGCAGAAAAGATTTTAGGAAATAGCTTATCAGCACTTTTAGTTATTTCGGCCATCTTAATGGTATTTTTCTATAGCTTTAAAGGACCTCTTTTGATGATGTTTGGAGCTAGTAGTAATACTTTTGGGTATGCCAATGATTATTTAAGTATTTATTTGTTGGGAACTATATCTGTCCAATTAGCCTTAGGAATGAATCCTTTTATTAATACTCAAGGGTTTGCAGGAATGGGTATGGCTACCGTTTTAATTGGTGCTATTAGTAATATTATTTTAGATCCTATTTTTATTTTTGGATTTGGAATGGGAGTAAAAGGAGCTGCTATAGCAACTATTATTTCTCAAACCATATCTGCTGTATGGGTAATGTGGTTTTTGCTTGGGAAAAAGACAAAATTAAAAATTAGAAAAAGCAACATGAAAATAAGTAAAAAGATTTTATTGCCTATTGTAGCATTAGGTGTAGCACCTTTTATTATGCAAGCTACAGAAAGTCTTGTTAATATTGTGCTTAATAAAAGTTTATTTATCTACGGCAGTAAAGTAGGGGGAGAAGCATATGGCGATACGGCAGTAGGTGCTATGACGATTATTTCTAGTGTGCTTCAAGTGATGCTCATGCCTATTTCAGGTTTAGCACAAGGTGCCCAGCCTATTATTAGTTATAATTACGGGGCTAATAATATGGACCGTGTTAAAAAGACTTTTAAAGTATTATTTATTAGTTCTATAACAATGGCTTTAACATTGTGGGCAATGGTTATGATTTTCCCAGGTTTCTTCGTGAGTTTATTTAATGATAAACCGGAATTAACAGAGATGACGATTTGGGGTATGCGTATTTTCCTTAGTATGATTTGGGTAATGGGTGCACAGATGGCTTGCCAACAAACCTTTATAGCTCTCGGGCAAGCAAAAATTTCTTTATTCTTAGCATTATTAAGAAAGGTCATTTTACTTGTGCCATTAGTACTCATTCTTCCATTAGGATTAGGATTTAATGGGATTTTCTATGCAGAACCTATTGCAGATACATTAGCTGCCACAACAACAGTTATTTGTTTCGTGCTTTCATATAAAAAAATTATACAAAAGAAATTAAATGCAACATCATAG
- a CDS encoding TPM domain-containing protein: MKIKGALKRFSSLVLLGILIFSSFQLKAAYRFPEPTPNKYVNDYASVIDEASARQMINLGYELEQKTGAQAIIVIISSLDGAPIEDYANQLFRSWGIGQAHKDNGLLILLAINDHSWRVEVGRGLEGAIPDILSNQIMQELAKPEFVLNNYGVGLAKAYSKLCDTIGTEYNVTLTHSLGVALPESTTAPISHRNGYIGTLTIIVFVIIDLLFNRGRIFSFILQMLFWNNFYNRGGPRGGGGGGGFGGFGGGSSNGGGSSGNW; this comes from the coding sequence ATGAAAATAAAAGGGGCATTGAAGCGATTTTCTTCTCTTGTTTTACTTGGTATACTCATTTTTAGCAGTTTTCAGCTTAAAGCAGCTTATCGTTTTCCTGAGCCTACACCTAATAAGTACGTCAATGACTATGCAAGTGTAATCGATGAAGCATCCGCAAGGCAGATGATTAACTTAGGCTATGAACTGGAACAAAAAACAGGAGCACAAGCCATTATTGTAATTATTTCTAGCTTAGATGGTGCACCTATTGAAGATTATGCTAATCAACTTTTTCGTTCATGGGGTATTGGACAAGCTCATAAAGACAACGGACTTCTTATTTTATTAGCTATTAATGATCATAGTTGGCGTGTTGAAGTAGGTCGCGGTCTAGAGGGAGCCATACCTGATATCCTAAGTAATCAAATTATGCAAGAACTAGCTAAACCGGAATTTGTACTAAACAATTATGGTGTTGGCCTTGCTAAAGCTTATAGTAAATTGTGCGATACTATAGGTACCGAATATAATGTAACCCTTACTCACTCTCTAGGTGTAGCCTTACCAGAAAGTACCACCGCACCTATCAGTCACAGAAATGGCTATATCGGTACACTAACTATTATTGTTTTTGTTATTATTGACCTTCTTTTTAATAGAGGACGTATTTTTTCTTTTATTTTACAAATGCTCTTTTGGAATAACTTCTATAACAGAGGTGGTCCTAGAGGAGGTGGTGGTGGTGGAGGCTTTGGCGGCTTTGGTGGTGGCTCCTCAAATGGTGGAGGTTCTTCTGGTAATTGGTGA
- a CDS encoding LemA family protein: MKSGIKWLIGIVALVLIIIFVGVGFYNSLVTLEQDVDTAKANIDTQLQRRSDLIPNLVNTVQGYASQEKEIFTQIADARTQLAGATNVAEEATADRALSSALSRLLLIVENYPDLKSNQNFRDLSVQLEGTENRIAIARQDYNTAVTRYNTTRRRFPNNIIAGLFNFEPRTLFEASSGAQEVPTVDFNR, encoded by the coding sequence ATGAAATCAGGTATCAAATGGTTAATCGGCATAGTTGCCCTTGTTCTTATTATTATTTTTGTAGGCGTTGGTTTTTATAACAGCTTAGTCACACTTGAGCAAGACGTGGATACTGCTAAGGCTAATATAGATACTCAGCTCCAGCGTCGCTCGGATTTAATTCCTAATTTAGTCAATACTGTTCAAGGTTATGCCTCACAAGAAAAGGAGATTTTTACGCAAATTGCAGATGCTAGAACTCAGCTTGCTGGTGCAACTAATGTAGCCGAAGAAGCAACTGCAGATAGAGCTTTATCTAGTGCTTTATCTCGCCTACTTCTAATTGTTGAAAACTATCCAGATCTAAAATCCAATCAAAACTTTAGAGATTTATCAGTTCAATTAGAAGGTACTGAGAACCGTATTGCTATTGCAAGACAAGATTATAATACTGCGGTTACTAGATACAATACCACGAGAAGAAGATTTCCCAATAATATTATTGCCGGCTTATTTAATTTTGAGCCTAGAACTTTATTTGAAGCAAGTAGCGGTGCTCAGGAAGTCCCTACTGTAGACTTTAATCGTTAA
- a CDS encoding PAS domain-containing sensor histidine kinase — translation MFNIFDQLNDQLLITDQVAKVQICNAQKSIVHQHSSEKLKRYQALEQELQTFLNIATDVHAILNEHLEIISCNNGFQDILGWEESEVLKKNYVEFIDYPDAVQIITAINECKASGQVATNIAKCKCKDGKYKWIEWRGKYIANKKIHLLTGRDITLQKEREEERLAKREAEELEMLKDEFLINMSHELKTPLNVIYMTLQLESEEIKSALEKNGQEIELNILKRHDKIIQRNVYRLLRLIRNLTEIAKLESDEYRLNFINCDIVSIVRQISLAVADHMQSTKVKITFDTDIQELITACDPSAIEQIMLNLLSNTIKYRKDESKVRVSLTVKDNKVRVTVKDNGIGIPKTELEYIFKRFAKIDTSLNRKCEGSGTGLTVSKYLVELHEGSIWAKSQLNKGSSFIFEIPIVQISDEKDIYYGSTSQQIEEKCNIEFSDIYDI, via the coding sequence GTGTTTAATATTTTTGATCAATTAAATGACCAATTGCTAATTACAGATCAGGTAGCAAAAGTGCAAATTTGCAATGCACAAAAATCAATAGTACATCAACATTCATCGGAAAAACTAAAACGATACCAAGCGTTAGAACAAGAGCTTCAAACCTTCTTAAACATAGCAACAGACGTACATGCTATATTAAATGAGCATTTAGAGATTATTAGTTGTAATAATGGTTTTCAGGATATCTTAGGGTGGGAAGAGTCCGAGGTGTTAAAAAAGAACTATGTGGAGTTTATTGATTATCCTGATGCTGTTCAAATTATCACAGCCATCAATGAGTGTAAAGCAAGTGGGCAAGTAGCTACAAATATAGCAAAATGTAAGTGTAAAGATGGAAAGTATAAGTGGATCGAGTGGCGTGGTAAATATATAGCTAATAAAAAAATTCATTTGCTTACAGGGAGAGATATTACCCTGCAAAAAGAGCGAGAAGAAGAACGCCTAGCTAAGCGAGAAGCAGAAGAGTTAGAAATGTTAAAAGATGAATTTCTTATTAATATGTCTCATGAATTAAAGACACCTCTTAATGTCATTTATATGACATTGCAGTTAGAATCTGAAGAAATAAAGAGTGCGCTAGAAAAGAATGGGCAGGAAATAGAGTTAAATATTCTTAAACGACATGATAAAATTATTCAGCGTAATGTGTATCGGTTGTTAAGACTGATTAGAAATTTGACTGAAATAGCAAAGCTGGAATCAGATGAATATCGGTTAAATTTTATAAACTGTGATATTGTAAGTATAGTTAGGCAAATTAGCTTGGCAGTAGCAGACCATATGCAAAGTACCAAAGTTAAAATAACCTTTGACACAGATATACAAGAGTTAATAACAGCTTGTGATCCATCAGCTATTGAACAAATTATGCTTAACTTGTTATCTAATACGATAAAATATAGGAAAGATGAAAGCAAAGTACGAGTAAGTTTAACAGTAAAGGATAATAAGGTAAGAGTTACAGTTAAAGATAATGGTATTGGTATTCCAAAAACAGAATTAGAGTACATATTTAAACGTTTTGCAAAGATTGATACCTCACTTAATAGAAAATGTGAGGGTAGTGGCACTGGGCTTACAGTGAGTAAATATTTGGTGGAATTGCATGAGGGAAGCATTTGGGCGAAGAGTCAATTAAATAAAGGCTCTAGCTTTATCTTTGAAATCCCTATCGTGCAGATTTCAGATGAGAAAGATATTTATTATGGAAGTACAAGTCAACAAATAGAAGAAAAATGTAATATTGAATTCTCTGATATATATGATATTTAA
- the trpE gene encoding anthranilate synthase component I codes for MSETQLKRPDIFKPSLEEVKALAKKYNKIPIRLEMYMDFQTPIAVLSRIKEEYDRYFMLESIEGGEKIARYTFIGCNPKANFFVKDGKSFYVTREKVSCSEENPLKGLKGILEGYKAPKLEGLPPFTGGAVGYFGYETVKYVEKLKLSNKDELQAADMKLMFFDEVIAFDHFKQKLILIFNVDTKSGAIEEAYSEGKRRLEELAEFISRPTKRRKVQFEEELSFESNTSKEAFMKRVEKAKEYIRNGDIFQVVLSQVFKAKLESNLFDVYRVLRTINPSPYMYLMQFDDLQLAGASPETLVKVQGSVVTTMPIAGTRPRGKTPEEDALLDEELLKDTKELAEHNMLVDLARNDLGRISEFNTVEVIDYMVLKKFSHVTHITSTVQGKLKKGLTSIDAIRSILPAGTLSGAPKVRAMEIIEELEESRRGVYGGAIGYIGYDGNLDTCIAIRTVVKKDGYAYIQAGGGIVLDSIPEKEYEESVNKGAAVLEAMKKVREIL; via the coding sequence ATGAGTGAAACCCAATTAAAAAGGCCGGACATATTTAAACCAAGTTTAGAAGAAGTAAAGGCTTTAGCCAAGAAGTATAACAAAATCCCTATTCGTTTAGAGATGTATATGGATTTTCAAACGCCTATTGCAGTACTCAGTAGGATTAAGGAAGAGTATGATCGTTATTTTATGTTAGAAAGCATCGAGGGCGGCGAAAAGATTGCTAGATATACCTTTATTGGTTGCAATCCAAAAGCCAATTTTTTCGTAAAGGATGGTAAAAGCTTTTATGTGACTAGAGAGAAAGTGAGCTGTAGTGAGGAAAATCCTTTGAAGGGATTAAAGGGGATTTTAGAAGGCTATAAAGCACCAAAGCTAGAAGGTTTGCCACCTTTTACAGGCGGTGCGGTAGGCTACTTTGGCTATGAAACTGTGAAATATGTAGAGAAGCTGAAGTTAAGTAATAAAGACGAACTTCAGGCTGCTGATATGAAACTTATGTTTTTCGATGAGGTCATTGCTTTTGATCACTTTAAACAAAAACTCATTCTTATTTTCAACGTAGATACTAAGAGTGGTGCTATAGAGGAAGCTTATAGTGAAGGTAAAAGAAGGTTAGAAGAATTAGCAGAGTTCATTAGTAGACCCACTAAACGTAGAAAGGTGCAATTTGAAGAAGAGTTAAGCTTTGAAAGTAACACCAGTAAAGAAGCTTTTATGAAACGTGTAGAAAAAGCCAAAGAATACATTCGCAATGGAGATATTTTTCAAGTTGTTCTCTCACAGGTTTTCAAAGCAAAACTAGAAAGTAATTTATTTGATGTTTATAGGGTACTTAGGACCATTAACCCCTCACCTTATATGTATTTAATGCAGTTCGATGATCTGCAGCTGGCAGGGGCTTCACCAGAAACCTTAGTAAAAGTGCAAGGTAGTGTAGTGACTACCATGCCTATTGCAGGAACAAGACCCAGAGGTAAGACCCCAGAAGAGGATGCATTGTTAGATGAAGAACTATTAAAAGACACTAAAGAATTAGCTGAACACAACATGTTGGTGGATTTGGCTAGAAATGATCTAGGACGCATTAGTGAATTTAATACTGTAGAAGTTATAGATTATATGGTGCTTAAAAAGTTCTCTCATGTGACTCATATCACCAGTACGGTTCAAGGAAAGCTTAAGAAAGGTTTAACAAGCATAGATGCGATTCGTTCCATCTTACCAGCAGGGACTTTGTCAGGAGCACCTAAAGTAAGGGCTATGGAGATTATTGAAGAGCTAGAAGAATCAAGAAGAGGTGTTTATGGAGGCGCTATTGGCTATATTGGCTACGATGGTAATTTAGATACATGCATTGCTATTCGTACAGTTGTGAAAAAAGACGGTTATGCTTATATTCAAGCAGGTGGTGGTATTGTACTAGATTCCATTCCAGAAAAGGAATATGAGGAAAGTGTTAATAAAGGAGCAGCCGTATTAGAAGCCATGAAGAAGGTGAGGGAGATTTTATGA
- a CDS encoding anthranilate synthase component II: MILMIDNYDSFTYNLYQLIGSMNEDIKVFRNDDITLSEIEKLKPSHLVISPGPKYPKDAGISLEAIKYFSGKVPILGVCLGHQAIGEAFGGKVMRAKEILHGKTSYIEVDQSCKLFSELPEELLVGRYHSLIVERKSLPKELVVVAEDKEGAIMALKHESHPTFGLQFHPESILTLEGKKIIKNFLEV, translated from the coding sequence ATGATTTTAATGATTGATAATTATGATAGCTTTACTTATAACCTTTATCAGCTTATAGGAAGCATGAATGAAGATATAAAAGTTTTTAGAAATGACGATATCACGCTTTCTGAAATAGAAAAGTTAAAGCCTAGTCATTTAGTCATCTCTCCGGGACCTAAGTATCCTAAAGACGCAGGCATTTCTTTAGAGGCGATTAAGTATTTTAGTGGGAAGGTACCTATCTTAGGGGTATGTCTTGGACATCAAGCTATAGGAGAAGCTTTTGGTGGGAAGGTAATGAGAGCAAAAGAAATCTTACATGGTAAAACCAGTTATATTGAGGTGGATCAGAGCTGTAAGCTTTTTAGTGAATTACCGGAGGAGCTTCTAGTTGGTAGATATCATTCCCTTATTGTGGAGAGAAAGAGCTTGCCAAAAGAACTTGTTGTAGTAGCAGAGGATAAAGAAGGAGCTATTATGGCTCTTAAACATGAAAGTCATCCAACCTTTGGACTTCAGTTTCACCCAGAGTCCATCTTAACGCTTGAAGGTAAAAAAATAATCAAAAACTTTTTGGAGGTGTAG
- the trpD gene encoding anthranilate phosphoribosyltransferase, whose product MNEIAKKVLEGKNLSIEEATLAMDWIMSGEASEAQIGSYLTALRMKGETIEEITGSAKGMREKCLQLKGEGNLIDIVGTGGDCTNTFNVSTVASLVVAAAGIQVAKHGNRSVSSKCGSADVLEALGVKLDLTKEQNEEVLKEIGICFMFAPVYHSAMKYVAKTRKDLGVRTIFNILGPLANPAYANLQVMGVYDEALVEPMAKVLFNLGVKRAMVVHGEDGVDEVSISGKTKVCEVREGKLTCYSIDPISLGLSVAPLSEVTGGGAEENKAIALSILKGEKGPKRDMVALNAGVALYTALENQDLKSCISLAEELIDSGKAMEKLEAFINATQSFVKEAI is encoded by the coding sequence ATGAATGAAATAGCAAAAAAAGTGTTAGAAGGTAAAAACTTAAGCATCGAAGAAGCCACTTTAGCAATGGATTGGATTATGAGCGGAGAAGCTTCAGAAGCACAAATAGGAAGCTATTTAACTGCTCTTCGTATGAAAGGAGAAACCATAGAAGAGATTACAGGCAGTGCCAAAGGTATGAGAGAAAAGTGTTTGCAGCTGAAGGGAGAAGGCAATCTTATTGATATTGTAGGGACAGGAGGAGATTGTACAAATACCTTTAATGTGTCTACGGTAGCTTCCTTAGTGGTAGCAGCAGCAGGTATTCAGGTAGCTAAGCATGGAAATCGCAGTGTTTCTAGTAAATGTGGTAGTGCAGATGTACTAGAAGCCTTAGGCGTGAAATTAGACTTAACCAAAGAACAAAATGAAGAGGTATTAAAAGAAATAGGTATTTGTTTCATGTTTGCACCAGTTTATCACAGTGCCATGAAGTATGTGGCTAAGACCCGGAAGGATTTAGGGGTTAGAACAATCTTCAATATCTTAGGGCCTTTAGCTAATCCGGCTTATGCCAATCTTCAAGTGATGGGGGTTTATGATGAGGCTTTAGTAGAACCTATGGCAAAGGTGCTATTTAACCTAGGAGTGAAAAGAGCTATGGTAGTTCATGGTGAAGATGGGGTAGATGAAGTCTCTATTAGCGGTAAGACTAAGGTGTGTGAAGTAAGAGAGGGGAAGCTTACATGCTATAGCATTGACCCAATAAGTCTAGGGCTTAGCGTAGCACCTTTAAGTGAAGTAACAGGGGGCGGGGCAGAGGAAAATAAGGCAATTGCCCTTAGTATTTTAAAGGGTGAAAAGGGACCCAAAAGAGATATGGTTGCTTTAAATGCAGGTGTGGCACTTTATACTGCTTTAGAAAATCAAGATTTGAAAAGCTGCATTAGCTTAGCAGAGGAGCTTATTGATAGTGGCAAGGCTATGGAGAAATTAGAAGCTTTCATTAATGCAACACAAAGCTTCGTGAAGGAGGCCATATGA
- the trpC gene encoding indole-3-glycerol phosphate synthase TrpC, producing MILDQIIADRKRAVAALKERYSTSQLMGDIEFQNFATLDFKKALKREDERSIHIIAEVKKASPSKGLICQDFNYLTIAKDYEIGGASAISVLTEPKYFQGDNHYLTTIKEKVKLPILRKDFIIDEWQIYEAKSIGADAILLIVAALSETQLRNYLSLAKSLQLQTLVETHDAREVDGALSAGAEVIGVNNRNLRNFEVSLETSIRLRALVPKDKVFVAESGIHTTQDMALLKEIGCDAALIGESLMTASNRVEKLQLFKGAY from the coding sequence ATGATACTAGACCAAATTATAGCGGATAGAAAAAGGGCAGTAGCAGCACTTAAAGAACGCTATTCTACTTCCCAGTTAATGGGGGATATAGAGTTTCAAAACTTTGCTACTTTGGATTTTAAGAAAGCACTAAAAAGAGAAGATGAAAGGTCCATCCATATTATTGCTGAGGTAAAAAAAGCCTCACCTTCTAAAGGTTTGATATGTCAGGATTTTAATTATCTAACTATTGCTAAAGACTATGAAATAGGAGGTGCATCTGCTATATCAGTACTTACTGAGCCTAAGTATTTTCAGGGAGATAATCATTATTTGACAACTATTAAGGAAAAGGTGAAACTCCCTATTCTTAGAAAAGATTTCATTATTGATGAGTGGCAAATCTATGAAGCAAAATCAATAGGAGCAGATGCGATCTTACTTATTGTAGCTGCTTTATCTGAAACTCAGCTAAGAAACTATTTAAGCTTAGCAAAGAGTTTACAGTTGCAAACACTTGTAGAAACCCATGATGCAAGAGAAGTAGATGGAGCGTTGTCAGCTGGGGCAGAAGTGATAGGGGTTAATAATAGAAACTTACGGAACTTTGAAGTAAGCTTAGAAACCTCTATTCGACTAAGAGCTTTAGTACCTAAAGACAAAGTATTTGTAGCTGAAAGTGGCATTCATACAACTCAGGATATGGCTTTATTAAAAGAAATAGGCTGTGATGCAGCATTAATAGGAGAAAGTTTGATGACTGCGTCTAATAGAGTGGAGAAACTACAGCTATTTAAAGGAGCTTATTAG
- a CDS encoding phosphoribosylanthranilate isomerase, whose protein sequence is MSKIKICGLKSENDVKIVNKYGPDYVGFILAPSKRQVNYEVAKKLKALLNPSILAVGVFVNESLEVIGQYAEDKVIDVVQLHGDESLEMIKELKQQVSIPVIKAMRIKDEKQLKHLLSFIQEVTADYLLFDTYQEGLYGGSGKSFDWKLLEVVKRSYFLAGGIGLHNIEEACKWKPFAIDVSSGVETNGVKDAIKVSELIQKYRAYEA, encoded by the coding sequence ATGAGTAAAATTAAAATTTGTGGATTAAAGTCTGAAAATGATGTAAAAATTGTGAATAAGTATGGGCCTGATTATGTGGGATTTATTTTGGCTCCTAGTAAAAGGCAGGTTAATTACGAGGTAGCTAAGAAGCTAAAAGCATTACTCAATCCTTCGATTTTGGCTGTTGGAGTTTTTGTGAATGAAAGCCTTGAGGTAATAGGTCAGTATGCCGAGGATAAGGTTATTGATGTCGTTCAGCTTCATGGAGACGAGTCCTTAGAAATGATCAAGGAACTAAAGCAGCAAGTGAGTATCCCCGTGATTAAGGCTATGAGAATTAAGGATGAAAAGCAATTAAAGCATTTGTTATCTTTTATTCAAGAAGTGACGGCAGATTATCTACTTTTTGATACGTATCAGGAAGGACTTTATGGCGGTAGTGGCAAGAGCTTCGATTGGAAGTTATTGGAGGTAGTTAAAAGGTCTTACTTCTTAGCTGGAGGGATAGGACTTCATAATATAGAAGAAGCTTGTAAATGGAAACCGTTTGCCATTGATGTCAGCAGTGGTGTAGAAACTAATGGGGTAAAAGATGCTATAAAAGTGAGTGAATTGATACAAAAATATAGAGCTTATGAAGCGTAA